The sequence AAAGACTATGCACTTGTAGAACTGGAACTTTTTATCTTAGACCAGTCTAAAATAGCCCTCTTAACTACATTTATCTTTTGAGCATTTCAGCATACTTATTCCAAGATGAAAGTTAAATGTTCTTATTATTTGAAGAGTTAAGTAATTGAGTGAACATCAGATTATAAACTTCATTAGCCAGCTTAAGTATCCAGCAATCTGATTGGAAGTTCATATATTGTTTGCACATGCCTTTAAATATCAGAATCATAGTTGGTTGTCAATCACATATATACTGTCTCTGTCTATAGTTTTGCGTGGAGGGCTATGTTACACGGATACCGGTACGGGTATCGGATACGCACTTTCCCAAAAAACACCAATACAGGGATACGACTaggataattaataattatagATAAATATCACATAGATATTCAGCATTTCAGCAACATAGTGGCACCAGTAGGCCACAATTAGAGAATAACTAGCTTAATAGAGTTCAAAGATGGCCAGATACATCATATTGGAAACTGGAAAGAAAGACATCAAGCCACTAATTGATGAAAAGATAGGAAAGTAAGGCAAGAGAGCAGCAAGAGTCCTAGTCTTCTTTCATCACAGGGTTCTCCATATCATCGCTCACGCTCTCGCCCCCATCTTCAAAAGACACTCTCCATTAGGGGTTCATCAAGCGACAGATCAGCAACTTCTAGAATGCCAATACCAGATAGAGATTCAAAGCCATCTCCTCCAACATCACACACCTTTGCCGGCCCTGACTTGTACTCTTCTGCCTTCCTTGACAACAGCCTTAAATTGTTGTGTATAAAGACTAAATCTTCAGCACGTTCAGGAGTTAACTTGTTCCTTTTCATGTTGTGGATGAAGCTATATGTGCTTCAATTCCTTTCACAACAGGAAGACAAGGCTGGCTAGTTGAGTAATTTAAGAGCTAATTTTTGTAACATGGGAATAGGCTGTCCATGATTTGCCCACCATTTTACTGGATCAAGTATCCATCGATCATAAATGGAGTCAAAGTCATTGAGTTCTTCAGAGCAAGTAGCAAATCTTGAATACTCATCTTTCACTTGATTGAGCTCTTGAGTAATAGGGAAGAATTTCCTGAAACACTTCATTCTCATTTGTGAAATCTCAAGATCCTTGTGTGGGGGGTTACGTCCAGCACACTCATTGATCCACTTCTCATGATAGTACctacagaaaaaaaattatgatcaGCAATCAGCATAGCAATCACAATCAACATAGACAAACAAAAAACAAATGAGTGGTCTACTAATCTGACTTGGTAGAATGGACTATGGAGTGTTTACCTTGGATTAAGAGAATGTGCAAGACAATGAAGTGGAGTGTTGCTTTTTGTCCAGCGGTCAACCAATATGTCCAAAACAATTGAGAAGAAGGTGGACTGCTCAtcatcttgcttcttttcttttgtatatATCACTTTCTTTACGTTCTCTATCATTGTGTCCCACATCTCATAGATAAGATGAAGACAAGGCTTGTCCGTGTCAGCCACACGTAGCATTTCATAAATGGGATCAGTGAAATCAACAATGTAAGCTACATTCTCCCACCACCGCTCACAAAGAATTTTCTCTCTCACATGCCGTGCCAGCCCTGAATTGTCTTCTCTGTTGGTCTCCCATGCGTCACTGATCACCATGCTCTGGAGAGCCCTCTTGATCATTAAGAATCGCTTTAACATAACAACTGAGGCAAATCATGTTTCTGCAACAGCAAGTAACTTCAGCTTGCTAAACTCATTGAACATAGAAAGCCTCATGCCATGGTTCATTATATAATTCTTGATCATACTAGCATCCCCAGCTACTAAAGTTATCCAATGCAACTCATCATacactatgtcttcttcagttCTTGGCAGTTTTGCAGCGCAAATGTTTTTCAGTGCAAGATTGAGAGTGTGAACAACACAAGGAGTCCAGAAAATATTGTCATACTTTTGCTGAATAATAAGGCCCGCACCTTTGCAGTTCGCAGCATTATCTGTGATGATTTGGACCACATTTTTTGGCCCAATTTCTTCTACTACAGCCACTAGCTTCTCAGCAATATAATCTTTTGTCTTTTCTTCTCCTGAAGCATTGATGGCTCGCAAGAACATTGGTGAGGTCTCACAAACAGCAATGAAGTTAATGAGTGGCCGTCTCTGCACATCAGTCCACCCATCAGAACATATGGTGACTCCCTTTTCAGTCCAAACACTCTTTGTTTGGTCCATTAATGTCTCAACATGTGCCCTTTCTTGCTGAAGCAAAGTTGTTCTCAGCTTGTCATAAGAAGGCGGACAATAACCATCCAGACTGTGGCTTGCTGCAAACTTGTACGACTCTCTGTAGTAGGGATTCCTTGCAATATTGAAGGTAAGGCTGCACAACAACACAAGACAAACAACCAAAGTTAAGGACCCAATTCTTTAACTCATAATTCATAACTATCAATTTCAATACTTAATCACTAATCAGTACAAGGTTGCAAACCTCCAGAGTAGAACAATCTTGCAATCATTGCATCCAGTTGATTGCGACTTGCGAGTCTCCATGTCAAAAGCTTTATCAAGTGTTGAACCTCTTCTCGGtcgcttcttcatgatgaaactAGCAGTGATCGTGGTTGTGGTCGTTCGTACTGGCAATGGCACATCTTTAGGCTTTGATTTATCAGTGTCATCTGGAGCAGGGGCGAAGCTACGTTGTCTCCGGGGGGTGCCCGAGCACCCATGCCGAAACGAAAACTCAGTGCTAATCATCAAATTTTCACTTCATAAATCAGAGAGCTAGTAGCAGAACCATGAACAGGGCACCCCCCTCGATTCagctctagcttcgccccttCTGGAGCCTTTGCAACTTCATTTTTCAGTTGGCCTAGGACTGACTTTGTAACTCTAGGACATATCTTGATTCCACCTCCAGTAATCCGGAGCAAGTGGGATTTTACTCTCGAGTAACTCAACCGTGCAATACTTGCATTTCCATACAGCATTACCTCCAGAACTCGCCTTCTCTAAAAGCACAACATGATTCCACAAGGGATTCTTTAGTTGCTGCTCATCTAGTTCTATTGTAGCATGTTCATCATTTTGTGCCATCTCTTACTATCAAAACAGcaaaagaaaggagaagaggaggcttCAATTCAGAGCAGAGAGCACTAGAGCATGTGGCGCAAAACATGGCGAGGGCCGAGGGGTAGCTCTCCAGTGAGGGAAGAACTTACTTGTTTTGAAGGGAGAGCCTCGCCCGCGACCGATTTTTGCCGGGGAAGGAGCTCGCTGGCGGCCGGCGACCACCAGATCCAGAGGGCGATAAGAGGTCGGGTGTGAGGGAGGAATAGGAGCACGAGGAGTCGAGGATTACGGCGGTGGCTATTAGGTCACGGTCTCACGGAGGTGGGGGTCTAAAATCAGACCTGGGGGCTAATTGGGCCGCCTGATGGTTTGGGCCGTATCCCATCTGGCCCAAACGTGTCGGATACACATATCCAACACAAAATGTCTGCATTTTCAGGATACGTCTGGAAACGTATCCGAGGCGTATCCATATCCGA comes from Panicum virgatum strain AP13 chromosome 4K, P.virgatum_v5, whole genome shotgun sequence and encodes:
- the LOC120703509 gene encoding uncharacterized protein LOC120703509, which produces MLKRFLMIKRALQSMVISDAWETNREDNSGLARHVREKILCERWWENVAYIVDFTDPIYEMLRVADTDKPCLHLIYEMWDTMIENVKKVIYTKEKKQDDEQSTFFSIVLDILVDRWTKSNTPLHCLAHSLNPRYYHEKWINECAGRNPPHKDLEISQMRMKCFRKFFPITQELNQVKDEYSRFATCSEELNDFDSIYDRWILDPVKWWANHGQPIPMLQKLALKLLN